The genomic interval TGCAGCTCGCCACGGCGTCGCTGGTGGCGTTTGCGACGATGGTTCCGGCAGGGGAGTCCGTGCCGCCGATGTCCACCGGCCTGGTGGTGGTGGCGCTGGGGCTGGGTATCTTCAGCGCCATTATCCAGGTCACCATGAACTGGGCGCAGCGCAGCGTATCGCCAACCCGCGCCACGGTGATTTATACCGGAGAACCGGTCTGGGCGGGGATTTTTGGACGCATTGCAGGTGAACGTCTGCCGCTGCTGGCCCTGGTGGGCGCGGCATTTATCGTCGCCGGGGTGCTGGTGAGCGAGCTGAAGCTCAAGCGGAAGAAAAACGCGCTGTCGGAAAATGACAGCGCGACGTTAAATCACGAATCCTGATGCACCACGGCGCCCTGCGTTGCGGCAGCCATCCGGCGGCTCAGCAGGGCGTTAAGCAGGATCGCCCCGAAGGTCGCCGTGCCAATCCCGCCGATCGTAAATCCGCCCAGCGTCAGGGCAAAATCGCCCGCGCCCAGCACCAGCGTGACCGCCACCATAATCAGGTTGCCGTTCTGGCTAAGATCGACCCGATGCTGCACCCATATACGCGCGCCGGCCACGGCGATCAGCCCAAACACCACAATAGATGCCCCGCCGATGACCGGTGATGGAATCGTGTGGATCAGCGCGCCGAATTTCGGCGAGAAGCCGAGCAGCATCGCCATCACCGCCGCTGCGACGAAGACCAGCGTTGAGTAGACTTTGGTCACCGCCATCACGCCGATATTCTCGGCATAGGTGGTGACGCCGCTGCCGCCGACAGAGCCCGAAAGCATGGTTGCCAGCCCGTCACCGACGAACGCGCGGCCCATGTATGGATCCATGCTGCGCCCGGTCATCCCCGCGACCGCTTTCAGGTGACCTAAGTTTTCCGCCACCAGGATCACCGCCACCGGTGCGATAAGCATCATCGCCTGGGTGTTAAAGGTGGGCGAGGTTACCTTCGGCAGGCCGAACCAGGCGGCCTGATGAAGCAGCGTAAAATCAACCGGCTTGCCGAGGCCAAAAACGTTCGCCAGCAGGGCGTAGACCAGACAGGCGACAATCAGCCCGACCAGAATCAGCAGACGCTGGATCATCCCCCGCGTGAACACCGCCACCAGGCCGATGCACAGCACGGTGATCACCGCCATCCAGCTTTCAAACGGCGAGGCGGAGACGCTCCTGACCGCAATCGGGGCGAGGTTCAGGCCTATCGCCATCACCACCGCGCCCGTCACGACGGGGGGCATCATTCGCTCGATCCAGCGCGTGCCGATTTTCATCACCACCAGACCAATCAGGGTGTACACCAGACCGCAGGCGATGATGCCGCCGAGGGCCACGCTCAGGTTGGGGTTGATTCCCTGGCCGTTAAACCCGGTGGTGGCGATGACCACGCCCACAAAGGCGGCGCTGGATCCCAGATAGCTGGGCACGCGCCCGCCGGTGACGAAAAAGAACAACAGCGTGCCGATACCCGACATCAGAATAGAGAGGTTGGGATCGAGTCCCATCAGCATCGGCATCAGCACCGTCGCGCCAAACATGGCAACCGCGTGCTGGACGCCCATCACCATCGTCTGCCCGAGCGGGAGGCGTTCATCCGGCGCGACCACGCCTGCGTCTGTGGAGGTCGATTTCAACTGCCAGTGGGGAAATCCGAACATGGTCTGTCTCCTTAAGGCGGGTTAACAGGCGGGTCGCATAAGCGCGTGGTAGCCGCGGTCAAACCACACCAGCCCTTGCGGCGCGGGGTGGCGGATAATCGAAACAATGTCGCAAAACAGAATGTCGTGGGTGCCGACGCTCACCACCTGACTGATGCGGCAGTCAAACGAGGCCAGCGCATCCTCCAGGCGCGGGCAGCCCGTGTCGCCCGTCTGCCAGCGTGCGGCGGCGAAGCGTTCCTTCATCGGCGTTTTCCCGCCAAACAGGTTAGATAAAGGCTCCTGTCCGGCGCTCAGGGTATTCACGCACAGCGTTCGGTTTTCGCTAAACGTTGGCCAGACGGACGCGCCGCGGTTCAGGCACACCAGCAGGGTGGGCGGTGAATCGGTGACGCTGCACACCGCGCTGGCGGTGAAGCCCGCCATCCCCGCCGGGCCGTCGGTGGTGATGATGTTGACCGCCGCGCCAACGCAGGCCATGGCGTCGCGAAAGGTTTGTTTATCCGGTGTCGTCACGATCGCTCCTTACGCCAGCCCGCAGGCATCGTCGAAGTTCAGACGCGGCAGGCGCCCGTAAAGTTTGCCCGGGTCGCCGTAGCCAATGTTGATCAGCAGATTGCTTTTGAGCGTCGTGCCGGTGAAAAAGGCCTCGTCGACCTTTTGGCGGTCGAACCCCGACATCGGGCCGGTGTCGAGCCCCAGGG from Enterobacter sp. JBIWA008 carries:
- the rutG gene encoding pyrimidine utilization transport protein G, which codes for MFGFPHWQLKSTSTDAGVVAPDERLPLGQTMVMGVQHAVAMFGATVLMPMLMGLDPNLSILMSGIGTLLFFFVTGGRVPSYLGSSAAFVGVVIATTGFNGQGINPNLSVALGGIIACGLVYTLIGLVVMKIGTRWIERMMPPVVTGAVVMAIGLNLAPIAVRSVSASPFESWMAVITVLCIGLVAVFTRGMIQRLLILVGLIVACLVYALLANVFGLGKPVDFTLLHQAAWFGLPKVTSPTFNTQAMMLIAPVAVILVAENLGHLKAVAGMTGRSMDPYMGRAFVGDGLATMLSGSVGGSGVTTYAENIGVMAVTKVYSTLVFVAAAVMAMLLGFSPKFGALIHTIPSPVIGGASIVVFGLIAVAGARIWVQHRVDLSQNGNLIMVAVTLVLGAGDFALTLGGFTIGGIGTATFGAILLNALLSRRMAAATQGAVVHQDS
- the rutF gene encoding NADH-dependent FMN reductase RutF, with amino-acid sequence MTTPDKQTFRDAMACVGAAVNIITTDGPAGMAGFTASAVCSVTDSPPTLLVCLNRGASVWPTFSENRTLCVNTLSAGQEPLSNLFGGKTPMKERFAAARWQTGDTGCPRLEDALASFDCRISQVVSVGTHDILFCDIVSIIRHPAPQGLVWFDRGYHALMRPAC